In a single window of the Hydrogenispora ethanolica genome:
- a CDS encoding class I SAM-dependent methyltransferase — translation MQNNEKESSQVAEAALTFNEVAELYHEIRPRYPESLFADLVKLTNLPNHARVLEIGAGTGIATVELVRRGLQVVALEPGPAMAAILKRNLKDCQAEVIESKFEDWEPPIAKFDLVVSFTAFHWSIPKPGFKGPMSFLLHPDISVSLSIIMLQAEIALSSRQSKNITGNTSRMNPSFISPKLRVLNRAPKN, via the coding sequence TTGCAAAACAATGAAAAGGAGTCAAGCCAGGTGGCGGAGGCCGCTTTAACCTTTAATGAAGTCGCGGAGCTTTATCATGAAATCCGCCCTCGTTATCCGGAAAGCTTGTTCGCTGATTTGGTAAAGCTGACCAATCTCCCGAACCATGCCCGGGTTTTAGAAATTGGGGCGGGTACCGGTATTGCCACAGTTGAGCTTGTCAGACGGGGGCTTCAGGTGGTTGCGCTTGAACCCGGCCCCGCAATGGCGGCAATATTGAAGCGGAATCTAAAAGACTGCCAAGCGGAAGTGATTGAGTCAAAGTTCGAAGATTGGGAACCGCCCATTGCAAAATTTGATTTGGTCGTTTCGTTCACGGCTTTTCACTGGTCGATCCCCAAACCCGGTTTCAAAGGACCTATGAGCTTCTTACTCCATCCGGATATCTCGGTATCATTAAGTATCATCATGTTGCAGGCGGAGATCGCGCTTTCTTCGAGGCAGTCCAAGAATATTACCGGAAATACCAGCCGGATGAACCCGAGTTTCATCTCCCCGAAATTGCGAGTTTTAAACCGGGCACCCAAGAATTGA